The proteins below are encoded in one region of Pleuronectes platessa chromosome 14, fPlePla1.1, whole genome shotgun sequence:
- the cxcr4b gene encoding C-X-C chemokine receptor type 4b, whose protein sequence is MQYDFAYVYENGTDNISEESGDYDLGLQEPCGSLLSSNFNSIFLPTVYGIIFILGVIGNGLVVVVMGYQKKLKTMTDKYRLHLSVADLLFVLTLPFWAVDAAKSWYFGSFLCVSVHMIYTVNLYSSVLILAFISFDRYLAVVRATNSQAMRKLLADRVIYLGVWLPAALLTVPDMVFARLQDTGSSNYLFTDESMETGESRTICQRIYPQQDNHIWASAFRFQQILVSFLLPGLVILICYCIIIAKLSQGAKAQVLKRKALKTTIILIVCFFSCWLPYCIGIFLDTLMTLNVIVPSCELQQVVEMWISITEALAYFHCCLNPILYAFLGVKFKKSARSALTQSSRSSQKTTLMTKKRGPISSVSTESESSSVLSS, encoded by the exons ATGCAG taCGACTTTGCATACGTGTATGAGAACGGCACTGACAACATCTCGGAGGAGTCCGGGGATTATGACCTGGGTCTCCAGGAGCCATGTGGGAGCCTGTTGAGCAGCAACTTCAACTCAATCTTCCTCCCCACCGTTTATGGAATAATCTTCATCCTGGGCGTCATCGGTAATGGATTAGTGGTTGTTGTGATGGGCTACCAGAAAAAGCTCAAAACCATGACGGACAAGTACCGGCTCCATCTCTCTGTGGCCGACCTCCTCTTCGTGCTCACACTGCCCTTCTGGGCCGTGGACGCGGCCAAATCCTGGTACTTTGgaagtttcctgtgtgtgtctgtgcacatgaTCTACACAGTCAACCTGTACAGCAGCGTGCTGATCCTGGCGTTCATCAGCTTTGACAGATACTTGGCAGTGGTGCGGGCCACCAACAGCCAAGCCATGAGGAAGCTGCTTGCGGACAGAGTGATCTACTTGGGAGTGTGGCTTCCTGCGGCCCTCCTGACCGTGCCCGACATGGTGTTTGCCCGGCTGCAGGACACAGGGTCTTCAAACTAcctcttcacagatgagagcaTGGAGACCGGAGAATCCAGGACTATCTGCCAGCGTATCTACCCACAGCAGGACAACCACATATGGGCCAGCGCATTCCGCTTCCAGCAGATCCTGGTGAGCTTCCTACTGCCCGGCCTGGTCATCCTCATCTGCTACTGCATCATCATCGCCAAGCTGTCGCAAGGTGCCAAGGCCCAGGTTCTGAAGAGGAAGGCGCTCAAGACCACGATCATCCTCATCGTGTGTTTCTTCTCCTGCTGGCTTCCGTACTGCATCGGTATCTTCTTGGACACGCTCATGACGCTGAACGTGATCGTTCCCTCCTGTGAGCTGCAACAAGTGGTGGAGATGTGGATTTCTATCACGGAGGCGCTGGCCTATTTCCACTGCTGCCTGAACCCCATCCTCTACGCCTTCCTGGGAGTAAAGTTTAAGAAATCCGCCAGGAGCGCTCTGACCCAGAGCAGCAGATCAAGTCAGAAAACGACTCTTATGACTAAAAAGCGAGGACCGATCTCATCTGTGTCGACCGAGTCCGAGTCTTCAAGTGTTTTGTCAAGTTAA